A window from Frischella perrara encodes these proteins:
- the mraY gene encoding phospho-N-acetylmuramoyl-pentapeptide-transferase has protein sequence MLACLFNYLVKYISFFHVFSYLTVRAIFALLTALIISMLMGQKVIDWLQKLQIGQVVRNDGPESHLSKKGTPTMGGILIVSSIMISVLLWAELSNPYVWVTLFVLGGFALVGFADDYLKVVRKNPRGLIARWKYFWQSVIALMVAFGLYIYGKDTPVTALVVPFFKDVMPQLGLFYIIFTYFVIVGSGNAVNLTDGLDGLAIMPTVFVAGGFAIVSWTTGNVNFAEYLNIPYIRYSGELMIVCMAIVGAGLGFLWFNTYPAMVFMGDVGSLALGGVLGIIAVLLRQEFLLVIMGGIFVIETLSVILQVGSFKLRGKRIFRMAPIHHHYELKGWPEPRVIVRFWIISLMLVLIGLVTLKLR, from the coding sequence ATGTTAGCTTGTCTTTTTAATTATTTAGTTAAATATATATCGTTTTTTCATGTGTTTTCTTACTTAACCGTAAGAGCAATTTTTGCCTTATTAACGGCATTAATTATTTCAATGTTGATGGGACAAAAAGTAATAGATTGGTTACAGAAATTGCAAATTGGGCAGGTAGTTCGTAATGATGGACCTGAAAGCCATTTAAGTAAAAAGGGTACGCCAACTATGGGGGGAATATTAATTGTTTCCTCAATTATGATTTCAGTATTGCTATGGGCTGAATTATCAAATCCTTATGTTTGGGTTACTTTATTCGTTTTAGGCGGCTTTGCCTTGGTTGGTTTTGCTGATGATTATCTAAAAGTTGTACGTAAAAATCCGAGAGGTTTAATTGCACGCTGGAAATATTTTTGGCAATCAGTAATAGCCTTAATGGTTGCTTTTGGTCTTTATATTTATGGAAAAGATACACCAGTTACGGCGTTAGTTGTACCATTTTTTAAAGATGTAATGCCACAATTAGGGTTATTTTATATTATTTTTACCTATTTTGTGATTGTAGGTTCAGGTAATGCTGTCAATTTAACCGACGGGTTAGATGGTTTAGCTATCATGCCTACTGTTTTTGTAGCGGGTGGTTTTGCTATTGTTTCTTGGACAACAGGTAATGTTAATTTTGCCGAATATTTAAATATACCTTATATTCGCTATAGTGGTGAATTAATGATTGTCTGCATGGCAATAGTTGGCGCTGGTTTAGGTTTTCTGTGGTTTAATACCTATCCGGCAATGGTCTTTATGGGGGATGTCGGTTCATTAGCTTTAGGTGGCGTATTAGGCATTATCGCGGTCTTATTAAGACAAGAATTCTTATTAGTAATAATGGGCGGTATTTTTGTTATTGAAACGTTATCCGTTATTTTACAAGTTGGCTCTTTCAAATTAAGAGGTAAACGCATTTTCCGTATGGCTCCAATTCATCATCATTACGAATTAAAGGGGTGGCCGGAACCAAGGGTTATTGTTCGATTTTGGATTATTTCTTTGATGCTAGTATTAATTGGATTAGTGACACTGAAATTACGTTAA
- the murG gene encoding undecaprenyldiphospho-muramoylpentapeptide beta-N-acetylglucosaminyltransferase produces the protein MTKKLLVMAGGTGGHVFPGLAVAQELIKEGWEVRWLGTADRMEAQLVPQYGIEIDFIKITGIRGKGILAKLLAPIRIMKAVIQAKRIIKAYQPNVVLGMGGYVSGPGGIAAKLCGIPVVLHEQNGVAGLTNKWLAKVAKTVLQAFPTAFKHAKVVGNPVRKDVLSLPEPSARLSNRNGSIRILVMGGSQGAKILNDVIPKAFKQVTNSYIICHQTGKGAKEAVLSAYNGIDMTENQVVEFIDDVAEAYNWADIVICRSGALTVSEIQAVGLGAIFVPFLHKDRQQYWNAKPLENKGAAIIIEQMDFSVDKLVEVLQSLDRDKLLDMATKARSLAISDSSEQVARAIKDCTI, from the coding sequence ATGACAAAAAAATTATTAGTTATGGCTGGTGGTACTGGTGGACATGTTTTTCCTGGTTTGGCAGTGGCGCAAGAATTGATTAAAGAAGGCTGGGAAGTGAGGTGGCTAGGAACTGCTGATCGTATGGAAGCGCAATTAGTTCCTCAGTATGGAATAGAAATTGATTTTATAAAAATAACCGGTATTCGTGGTAAAGGAATTTTAGCAAAATTGTTAGCTCCAATCCGAATAATGAAAGCAGTAATACAGGCTAAACGTATAATTAAAGCTTATCAACCTAACGTAGTATTAGGTATGGGTGGATATGTTTCAGGTCCGGGCGGAATAGCAGCTAAACTTTGTGGTATTCCTGTTGTTTTACATGAGCAAAATGGTGTGGCAGGATTGACCAATAAATGGTTAGCTAAGGTTGCCAAAACGGTCTTACAGGCGTTTCCAACAGCATTTAAACATGCGAAAGTAGTCGGTAATCCAGTTCGCAAGGATGTGCTTTCATTACCTGAACCAAGCGCTAGATTGTCGAATCGTAATGGATCTATAAGAATACTGGTAATGGGAGGCAGTCAAGGTGCTAAAATCTTAAACGATGTAATTCCTAAGGCATTTAAACAAGTCACGAATAGTTATATTATTTGTCATCAAACGGGAAAAGGTGCCAAAGAAGCTGTTTTATCTGCTTACAATGGCATTGATATGACCGAAAATCAAGTCGTTGAATTTATCGATGATGTAGCCGAAGCTTACAATTGGGCTGATATAGTGATTTGTCGCAGTGGTGCACTAACAGTTAGTGAAATTCAAGCGGTTGGTCTAGGTGCAATATTCGTTCCATTTTTGCATAAGGATCGCCAACAATATTGGAATGCTAAACCGTTAGAAAATAAAGGTGCTGCGATCATAATTGAACAGATGGATTTTTCAGTTGATAAATTAGTTGAAGTTTTACAATCATTGGATCGAGATAAGTTGTTGGATATGGCTACAAAGGCGAGGAGTCTGGCAATATCTGACTCTTCGGAACAAGTTGCTCGCGCCATTAAAGATTGTACGATTTAA
- the murE gene encoding UDP-N-acetylmuramoyl-L-alanyl-D-glutamate--2,6-diaminopimelate ligase → MAYYNLQRLIDYFNISLDEDGLDTQNKGHIQHLRIDSRLVESDDLFIALKGHTVDGCQFIPQAIEAGAIAVLVETDNCQQHRQVDYYSFQHRKIPLFYIFELSKQLSAFANHFYDYPSEKMPVIGITGTNGKTTISHLVAQWATLLNYKSAMLGTLGNGIYNQLEPSVNTTSSPVEIQSYLADFYKQNVKLVAMEVSSHGLVQNRVKDITFAASLFTNLSRDHLDFHNTMQAYQQAKWSLFTPNKAESAVKSTGKRIINFDDHVGQQWITILDEVIVVSAKPENLAEIKTLKQPYVGVSHLTYHDKGVNISLESSYGSAQFNSALYGAFNVSNLLLAFSALIALDYSFDDLIKTVEQLLPVCGRMEIFSAPDKATVVIDYAHTPDALDKALAAVKDHCHGALWVIFGCGGDRDKGKRPLMAKIAEYYSDHVIVANDNPRTEDQDAIIADIHQGFIQPDKTVVIKDRQQAIHYAIAHSNTNDIIVVAGKGHEDYQIIGKQKHHYSDRETVCQILGIAL, encoded by the coding sequence ATGGCTTATTATAATCTTCAAAGATTAATTGATTATTTCAATATTAGCTTAGATGAAGATGGATTAGATACCCAAAATAAAGGGCATATCCAACATCTTAGAATTGATAGCCGTTTGGTTGAATCGGATGACCTTTTTATTGCGTTGAAAGGTCATACAGTCGACGGTTGTCAGTTTATTCCTCAGGCCATTGAAGCTGGCGCAATTGCGGTATTAGTTGAAACTGACAATTGCCAACAACATCGGCAAGTTGATTATTATTCATTTCAACACCGAAAAATACCGTTATTCTATATTTTTGAATTATCCAAACAATTATCGGCTTTTGCGAATCATTTCTATGATTATCCCTCAGAAAAAATGCCAGTTATTGGTATAACTGGAACAAATGGAAAAACGACAATTAGCCATTTAGTTGCTCAATGGGCTACGCTATTAAATTATAAAAGTGCTATGTTAGGGACGTTAGGCAATGGTATTTATAATCAGTTAGAACCATCCGTTAATACAACATCTTCACCAGTAGAAATACAGTCCTATTTGGCTGATTTTTATAAACAAAATGTAAAACTTGTTGCAATGGAAGTATCCTCTCACGGATTAGTTCAAAATCGAGTAAAAGACATTACTTTTGCAGCTTCACTATTTACAAATTTAAGTCGTGATCATTTAGATTTTCACAACACTATGCAAGCTTATCAACAAGCTAAATGGTCATTATTTACGCCAAATAAAGCTGAGAGTGCTGTAAAAAGTACCGGTAAAAGAATAATTAACTTTGATGATCATGTCGGTCAACAGTGGATTACCATACTTGATGAAGTCATAGTAGTATCTGCGAAACCTGAGAATTTGGCGGAGATTAAAACTCTCAAGCAACCCTATGTTGGTGTTTCACATTTAACTTATCATGATAAAGGGGTCAACATTAGTCTTGAGTCAAGCTATGGCAGTGCTCAGTTTAACAGTGCGTTGTATGGTGCTTTTAATGTTTCCAACCTATTATTAGCTTTTAGCGCATTAATCGCATTAGATTATTCCTTTGATGATCTTATTAAAACTGTTGAACAGCTATTACCAGTATGTGGTCGGATGGAGATTTTCTCAGCTCCCGATAAAGCGACAGTCGTCATTGATTATGCCCATACTCCAGATGCGTTAGATAAGGCGTTAGCTGCTGTAAAAGATCATTGCCATGGCGCTTTATGGGTAATTTTTGGGTGTGGCGGTGATAGAGATAAAGGTAAACGCCCACTTATGGCAAAAATTGCAGAATATTATTCTGATCATGTTATTGTTGCTAATGATAATCCTCGCACGGAAGATCAAGATGCCATCATTGCGGATATACATCAGGGGTTTATTCAACCAGATAAAACTGTTGTTATTAAAGATAGACAACAAGCAATCCATTATGCGATAGCGCATTCAAATACCAACGATATCATTGTCGTTGCTGGGAAAGGTCATGAAGATTACCAAATTATTGGTAAACAAAAACATCATTATTCTGACCGCGAAACCGTATGTCAAATTTTGGGAATTGCCCTATGA
- the ftsW gene encoding cell division protein FtsW, with translation MRLFRVRQNVNAQKMFYDRSLLWTVMGLVAIGLIMVTSASLSIKETQPLFYTQRELIQLGLSLLLIVIVLYIPTFRWQQASVGLLFISIGMLIIVLFIGSSVKGAARWIPLGIFNFQPAELSKLALFCYLASYLSRKTNEVQSSFWGFFKPMTIMLVLSILLLKQPDLGTVIVLFFVTLGILFIAGAKLWQFIAILATGIFSVILLILFEPYRFKRFTTFLDPWKDSSGSGYQLTNSLMSIGHGGFWGKGLGNSVQKLGYLPEAHTDFIFSIVSEELGYVGVIGVLALLFFLTFKALSIGYRALSIGSLFSGYLACQIGIWFGFQTFVNVGVTSGMLPTKGLTLPFISYGGSSLIIMSLAVAILLRIDFEFRQESIQARIKVAR, from the coding sequence ATGCGATTATTTCGCGTTCGCCAGAACGTTAATGCACAGAAAATGTTTTATGATCGTTCTTTATTGTGGACTGTAATGGGGCTAGTTGCTATTGGATTAATCATGGTAACTTCTGCATCATTGTCTATAAAAGAGACACAACCTCTATTTTACACTCAGCGTGAACTTATACAGCTTGGTCTTTCCTTATTATTAATAGTCATCGTTTTATATATCCCGACTTTTCGCTGGCAACAAGCAAGTGTTGGTTTGTTATTTATTAGCATAGGAATGTTGATAATTGTCTTATTTATTGGTTCTTCAGTAAAAGGTGCTGCCCGGTGGATTCCATTAGGTATATTCAATTTTCAGCCAGCAGAATTATCTAAATTAGCTTTATTTTGTTATTTAGCGAGTTATTTATCGCGTAAAACAAATGAAGTTCAAAGTAGTTTTTGGGGGTTCTTTAAACCCATGACAATTATGTTGGTTTTATCAATTTTATTACTTAAACAACCTGATCTAGGGACTGTAATAGTATTATTTTTTGTTACTCTTGGTATTTTATTTATAGCTGGCGCAAAACTATGGCAATTTATTGCAATTCTAGCGACAGGGATTTTTTCCGTTATTTTACTGATATTATTTGAACCTTATCGTTTTAAACGTTTCACTACTTTTTTAGATCCTTGGAAAGATTCATCAGGATCGGGGTATCAGTTAACTAATTCATTGATGTCAATTGGTCATGGTGGTTTTTGGGGAAAAGGATTAGGAAATTCTGTTCAAAAATTGGGTTATTTACCTGAAGCGCATACTGATTTTATTTTTTCGATTGTTTCTGAAGAACTAGGTTATGTAGGTGTTATCGGGGTATTAGCTCTGCTGTTTTTCTTAACTTTTAAGGCTTTATCAATTGGCTATAGAGCATTAAGTATAGGTTCATTATTTTCGGGTTATTTGGCTTGCCAAATTGGTATATGGTTCGGTTTTCAAACCTTTGTTAATGTTGGTGTAACCTCGGGTATGTTACCGACTAAAGGCTTAACATTACCCTTTATCAGTTATGGTGGATCAAGTTTAATTATTATGAGTTTAGCGGTAGCGATATTGCTACGCATTGATTTTGAATTTCGTCAAGAATCGATACAAGCACGAATAAAGGTTGCTAGATGA
- the ftsL gene encoding cell division protein FtsL yields the protein MNQPVKNRFSLVKSIIDDLFKYQKLSLILFGLVIISAFLVLLTTQQTRKQVIYQEQLTLERDVLESEWRNLIIEENVLADPKRIESKAYHLGMQYVQPKIDETIIVIKK from the coding sequence ATGAACCAACCAGTTAAAAATCGTTTTAGCTTAGTTAAGTCAATTATTGATGATTTATTTAAATATCAAAAATTATCATTAATATTATTTGGGTTAGTTATAATTTCTGCCTTTTTGGTTTTATTAACAACTCAACAAACACGAAAACAGGTGATCTATCAAGAACAATTAACCTTAGAGCGTGATGTATTAGAAAGTGAATGGCGCAATTTAATCATTGAAGAAAATGTGCTTGCTGATCCAAAACGAATTGAATCAAAAGCCTACCATTTAGGAATGCAGTATGTACAACCTAAAATAGATGAAACAATTATTGTCATAAAGAAATAG
- the ftsI gene encoding peptidoglycan glycosyltransferase FtsI, producing the protein MKVFKNFTITNKPFEKWRFYVVYGVIFIALLALLIQLAYLQLVDADKLIAEGNKRSLRYQNVYVPRAMILDRNERALAVSVPMYDVWADPKIVKQAGGVDVSDIKWQELAKSVSLSVDELEHKLDQPKLRFVPLSKQISPTQADYLKALKLSGINFNKTSKRFYPLGSSVAQLIGLTNVDNGIESGVEGIEKSYNELLIGEAGQRVIRRDRFGRVIEKIQHIDGEAANDLVLSIDERLQSLIFSELDLAVKFNKADSGTAVLIDINTGEVLAMVTNPSYNPNNRSRIDSSLLRNRAVTDAFEPGSTVKPLVVMAALEKKIADLNTIIDTRPFYLNHYEVKDVSYQKALNLAGILEKSSNVGVSKLALKMRPEDLVEFYSRFGLGQSTGLGIGGESSGSISANRTKWLDIERATYAFGYGLMVTPLQLARAYATIGNYGIYKPISILKVTEPVEGKRVVSESIAKTVIKLMEAVAVTGGGVKASVPDYSVAVKTGTAKKLGPNGKYINEYIAYTAGIAPASKPRYSLVVIIDNPKAGQYYGGTVSAPVFSRIMSGVLRTMNIAPDRKQDSKQINY; encoded by the coding sequence ATGAAAGTATTCAAAAATTTTACCATAACGAATAAACCTTTTGAAAAATGGCGTTTTTATGTCGTTTATGGTGTTATTTTTATTGCTTTGCTTGCGTTATTAATCCAACTTGCATATTTACAACTTGTTGATGCTGACAAATTAATTGCTGAAGGCAATAAACGGTCTTTGCGTTATCAAAATGTTTATGTACCAAGAGCAATGATACTAGATCGCAATGAAAGAGCATTAGCCGTAAGTGTGCCGATGTACGATGTTTGGGCTGATCCAAAAATAGTAAAACAAGCGGGTGGCGTTGATGTATCAGATATTAAATGGCAGGAATTGGCGAAAAGTGTATCGCTTTCGGTTGATGAATTAGAACATAAATTAGACCAACCAAAATTGCGTTTTGTGCCGTTGAGTAAACAAATCTCTCCGACACAAGCGGATTATTTAAAAGCTTTAAAATTATCTGGCATTAATTTCAATAAGACTTCTAAGCGTTTTTACCCATTAGGTAGCAGTGTAGCCCAATTAATAGGTTTAACAAATGTAGATAATGGTATTGAAAGTGGTGTAGAAGGTATTGAAAAAAGTTATAACGAATTACTGATAGGTGAAGCTGGTCAACGCGTCATTCGCCGGGATCGATTTGGTCGAGTAATTGAAAAAATACAGCATATTGATGGTGAAGCTGCCAATGACTTGGTTTTAAGCATAGATGAACGTTTACAATCGTTAATTTTTAGCGAACTTGATCTAGCTGTTAAATTCAATAAAGCAGATAGCGGAACGGCAGTATTAATTGATATCAATACAGGGGAGGTGTTGGCTATGGTCACTAATCCATCTTATAACCCAAATAATCGCTCACGAATTGATTCAAGTTTACTTAGAAATCGCGCCGTCACAGATGCTTTTGAACCCGGTTCAACAGTTAAACCGTTAGTAGTGATGGCAGCGTTAGAAAAGAAAATAGCTGATTTAAATACTATTATTGATACTCGCCCTTTTTATCTGAATCATTATGAAGTTAAAGATGTTTCTTACCAAAAAGCACTAAATTTGGCTGGTATATTAGAAAAATCGAGTAATGTCGGAGTCAGTAAATTAGCATTAAAAATGCGTCCGGAAGATTTAGTTGAGTTTTATTCCCGTTTTGGATTAGGTCAATCAACAGGGTTGGGAATAGGTGGTGAATCAAGTGGTTCTATTTCGGCCAATCGAACAAAATGGTTGGATATAGAAAGAGCGACTTATGCCTTTGGCTATGGATTAATGGTGACCCCATTACAGCTAGCTCGAGCTTATGCCACAATTGGCAATTACGGTATCTACAAACCAATATCAATTTTAAAAGTGACCGAACCTGTTGAGGGAAAACGCGTAGTATCGGAATCCATAGCCAAAACCGTAATAAAATTAATGGAAGCTGTGGCTGTTACAGGTGGGGGTGTTAAAGCGTCGGTGCCTGATTATAGTGTTGCAGTAAAAACAGGAACAGCAAAAAAGTTAGGACCAAATGGCAAATATATTAATGAATATATTGCATATACAGCCGGTATCGCACCGGCTTCAAAACCAAGATACTCATTAGTCGTAATCATTGATAATCCTAAAGCAGGACAATATTATGGCGGTACGGTTTCGGCACCCGTTTTTAGTCGAATTATGAGTGGTGTTTTAAGAACGATGAATATTGCTCCTGACCGTAAACAAGATAGCAAACAAATTAATTACTGA
- the murD gene encoding UDP-N-acetylmuramoyl-L-alanine--D-glutamate ligase: MNKYQDKNVVIIGLGVTGLSCVDYFIAQNVIPKVIDTRKEPQGLEQLDLRVACHLGSFNLDWILAADLIVVSPGIALATPELQQAQRKGVEIIGDIELFCRELNLLENKKIVAITGANGKTTVTSLVGSIVATAGIKVAVGGNIGKPALSLLNEDHDVYVLELSSFQLETTKSLRATAATILNISEDHMDRYPLGITQYTAAKQRIYHNAKNCIVNHDDRLTFPEVRSDNSNYIEFGLHNGKYHLDETFQHLMINDDIVLDTAKMKLIGIHNYLNALAALAIADCLGIDQAISCKAICEFNGLPHRFELISKRYNVMWINDSKATNVGSTIAALNSIVCKGTLFLLLGGDGKAADFTPLIPCLNQASIRIYCYGRDKLLLAQLKPEATTVVDTLQDAMIIIRKQIKPDDVVLLSPACASLDQFKNYIERGNAFTKLVEELD, encoded by the coding sequence ATGAATAAATATCAAGATAAAAATGTTGTTATTATTGGGCTCGGTGTTACTGGTTTGTCTTGTGTTGATTATTTTATCGCTCAAAATGTTATACCTAAGGTAATTGATACCAGAAAAGAGCCACAAGGGTTGGAGCAATTGGATCTCCGAGTAGCTTGTCACTTAGGAAGTTTTAATTTAGATTGGATATTAGCAGCTGATTTAATTGTGGTTAGTCCAGGTATTGCATTAGCAACGCCAGAATTACAACAAGCTCAACGCAAAGGCGTTGAAATTATTGGCGATATAGAATTATTTTGTCGTGAGCTAAATTTACTAGAAAATAAAAAAATAGTCGCAATTACAGGCGCTAATGGTAAAACGACGGTAACAAGTTTAGTTGGCTCAATTGTTGCTACAGCGGGAATTAAAGTTGCAGTAGGGGGCAACATAGGAAAACCTGCTTTATCATTATTAAATGAAGATCATGATGTATACGTATTAGAGCTATCAAGTTTTCAATTAGAGACAACGAAGAGTTTAAGGGCAACAGCTGCAACTATTTTAAATATTTCAGAAGATCATATGGATCGCTATCCTTTAGGGATCACCCAATATACTGCAGCTAAACAACGTATCTATCATAATGCCAAAAATTGCATTGTGAATCATGATGATAGATTAACTTTTCCAGAAGTTAGGTCTGACAATTCCAACTATATTGAATTTGGTTTGCATAATGGGAAATATCATTTGGATGAAACATTCCAACATCTAATGATAAACGATGATATCGTTCTTGATACAGCCAAGATGAAGCTAATTGGAATACATAATTACCTTAATGCCTTAGCGGCGTTGGCGATTGCTGATTGTCTTGGCATTGACCAAGCTATTAGTTGTAAAGCAATTTGTGAATTTAATGGTTTACCCCATCGCTTTGAACTAATCTCAAAGCGATATAATGTGATGTGGATTAATGATTCTAAAGCAACGAATGTTGGAAGTACTATTGCAGCGTTAAATAGTATAGTGTGCAAAGGAACACTTTTTTTATTATTAGGCGGTGATGGGAAAGCGGCTGATTTTACTCCACTTATTCCTTGTTTAAATCAAGCTTCAATACGAATTTATTGTTATGGTCGAGATAAATTACTATTAGCCCAACTTAAACCAGAAGCTACAACCGTGGTTGATACTTTGCAGGATGCGATGATAATTATCAGGAAACAGATAAAACCCGATGATGTCGTATTACTCTCACCTGCATGCGCTAGTTTAGATCAATTTAAAAATTATATTGAACGTGGCAATGCATTTACCAAACTAGTAGAGGAGCTTGATTAA
- the murF gene encoding UDP-N-acetylmuramoyl-tripeptide--D-alanyl-D-alanine ligase, whose translation MMKLTIEKLQKIVDGQLIAITDRDVLIKDIIIDSRKITAGALFVALAGEKFDGHQFVKQSFNAGALLALVEHPIDSTLPQIVVRSTHRALGLIAKWFREQSQAQFIALTGSSGKTSVKEMTATILAECGPTLFTQGNYNNDIGVPLTLFRLSEQDKFAVIELGANHIGEISYTTEIVKPHIALINNITAAHLEGFGSLAGVAQAKGEIFSGLTEKGIAIINLDSFSQNWFELIKDHLLYTFALDNSKADFYAKSVNQHEGTHFILHTPNGEIDINLPVMGLHNVTNALAAAALATSAGASLNDIKVGLEKVKAVKGRLYPIRLNDNQLILDDSYNANVGSMTAAIHVLADQKGYRVLVVGDMAELGSEAEQLHKKVGQEAKNAKIDCVISVGNNSALISQFSEVGHHFNCKHEVNSYLQQLLKEKQCATVLIKGSRSAKMEEIIENILNNQE comes from the coding sequence ATGATGAAATTAACTATTGAAAAACTGCAAAAAATTGTTGATGGTCAGTTAATTGCAATAACTGATCGTGATGTTTTAATTAAAGACATTATTATTGATTCAAGAAAGATAACTGCTGGTGCACTTTTTGTAGCGTTAGCGGGTGAAAAATTTGATGGTCATCAGTTTGTAAAACAAAGTTTTAATGCTGGTGCATTACTAGCATTAGTTGAGCATCCTATTGATAGTACGTTACCGCAGATAGTGGTAAGGAGTACTCATCGTGCTTTAGGCCTTATCGCTAAATGGTTTCGGGAACAATCTCAAGCCCAATTTATTGCTTTAACTGGCTCCTCCGGTAAAACTTCAGTCAAGGAAATGACGGCAACGATTTTAGCTGAATGTGGACCAACTTTATTCACGCAAGGTAATTATAACAATGATATTGGTGTTCCTTTAACTTTATTTCGCTTATCTGAACAGGATAAATTTGCCGTTATTGAATTAGGTGCTAATCATATTGGTGAAATTAGTTATACAACGGAAATTGTTAAACCTCACATAGCGTTAATTAATAATATTACAGCCGCTCATTTAGAAGGATTTGGTTCATTAGCCGGTGTGGCACAAGCAAAAGGTGAAATTTTTAGTGGTTTAACCGAAAAAGGTATTGCCATAATTAATTTAGATAGCTTTTCGCAAAATTGGTTTGAGCTAATCAAGGATCATTTATTGTATACCTTCGCATTAGATAATTCTAAAGCAGATTTTTATGCTAAATCAGTCAATCAACATGAAGGTACTCATTTCATTTTGCATACGCCTAATGGTGAAATAGATATTAATCTACCGGTCATGGGATTACATAACGTAACTAATGCGCTTGCTGCTGCAGCATTAGCCACTTCGGCGGGTGCAAGTTTAAATGATATTAAAGTAGGGTTGGAGAAAGTTAAAGCTGTCAAAGGTCGGCTCTATCCCATCAGATTGAATGATAACCAACTTATTTTAGATGATTCTTATAATGCTAATGTTGGTTCTATGACCGCGGCTATTCATGTATTAGCTGACCAGAAAGGCTATCGAGTGTTAGTTGTTGGTGACATGGCAGAATTAGGTTCAGAAGCCGAACAATTACATAAAAAAGTTGGTCAAGAAGCAAAAAATGCAAAAATTGATTGTGTTATCAGTGTCGGGAATAACAGTGCTTTAATTAGTCAATTTAGTGAAGTTGGTCACCACTTTAATTGTAAACATGAAGTTAATTCATATTTACAGCAGCTATTAAAGGAAAAGCAATGTGCGACTGTACTAATTAAAGGTTCTCGCAGTGCAAAAATGGAAGAAATTATTGAAAATATTTTAAATAATCAGGAATAG
- the rsmH gene encoding 16S rRNA (cytosine(1402)-N(4))-methyltransferase RsmH, which yields MNVEQHSFQHTTVLLNESIDALAIKSDGIYVDGTFGRGGHSRLILKHLGVNGRLIAIDRDPQAIEDSRLIKDDRFSIIHGEFSNVAQYIAELGLTGKVDGFLLDLGVSSPQLDDANRGFSFMRDGPLDMRMDVTKGISASEWLMQSNEEDIAWVLKTFGEERFAKRIAKAIVLQNKQSPITRTLELASLIEKVSPIKERHKHPATRSFQAIRIYINSELEEVEVALKSSLEILAKQGRLAVISFHSLEDRIVKQFIAKQSKGPELPPGLPLTEEQIKHYGGSALKSLGKVKPTLDEIKYNPRSRSAILRIAKRV from the coding sequence ATGAACGTTGAGCAGCACAGTTTCCAACATACCACCGTATTATTAAATGAGTCGATAGATGCATTAGCTATTAAGTCTGATGGCATTTATGTTGATGGTACATTTGGTCGAGGAGGTCATTCTCGTCTTATTCTTAAACACTTAGGCGTGAATGGACGTTTAATTGCGATAGACCGTGATCCACAAGCTATTGAAGATTCAAGGCTTATAAAAGATGACCGTTTTAGTATTATACATGGTGAGTTTTCCAATGTAGCTCAATATATTGCAGAGTTAGGTCTAACCGGTAAAGTTGATGGTTTTTTGTTAGATTTAGGGGTTTCTTCTCCTCAACTTGACGACGCTAATCGAGGATTTTCTTTTATGCGTGACGGACCTTTAGATATGCGAATGGATGTAACTAAAGGGATCTCGGCCAGTGAATGGTTAATGCAAAGTAATGAAGAAGATATCGCGTGGGTTTTGAAAACTTTTGGAGAAGAACGTTTTGCCAAACGAATAGCTAAAGCAATTGTTTTGCAAAATAAACAATCTCCCATAACACGTACGTTAGAATTGGCATCATTGATTGAAAAAGTTAGTCCAATAAAAGAGCGTCATAAGCATCCAGCAACACGTAGTTTCCAAGCCATTCGTATTTACATTAATAGTGAATTAGAAGAGGTTGAAGTTGCATTAAAATCAAGTTTAGAAATCTTAGCTAAACAGGGACGATTAGCGGTCATTAGTTTTCATTCGTTAGAAGATCGTATTGTAAAACAATTTATTGCCAAACAAAGCAAAGGACCTGAATTACCGCCGGGATTGCCTTTAACAGAAGAACAAATTAAACACTATGGTGGTAGTGCTTTAAAATCGCTAGGGAAAGTTAAACCGACACTGGATGAGATTAAATACAATCCTCGTTCAAGAAGTGCGATTTTACGAATTGCTAAGCGGGTATAA